Proteins from a genomic interval of Corythoichthys intestinalis isolate RoL2023-P3 chromosome 3, ASM3026506v1, whole genome shotgun sequence:
- the c3h9orf78 gene encoding splicing factor C9orf78 homolog produces the protein MPSCKNFRRRRDSSDVEEDETTQEVRCKVEEAKELQSLRRRQNGVSVTALLVGEKLPPEVEIDNDPFKLKTGGVVDMKKVKDRNRDMTEDDTDLNLGTSFSAETNRRDEDADMMKYIETELRRKKGLVEAEEQKVKVKNAEDHLYELPENIRVNSAKKTEEMLSNQMLSGIPEVDLGIDAKIKNIIQTEEAKAKLLAEQRNKKKDNGTSFVPTNIAVNYVQHNRFYHEDANTAQRHHRREREEPKARPLRVGDTEKPGPETSEPPNFRKRPNNEKATDDYHYEKFKKMNRRY, from the exons ATGCCGTCTTGCAAGAATTTTAGGAGGAGAAGAGACTCTTCTGATGTTGAGGAGGATGAAACGACTCAAGAAGTCAG ATGTAAAGTTGAAGAGGCCAAGGAGCTACAGAGTTTGCGGCGACGACAGAATGGAGTCAG TGTGACTGCCTTACTTGTTGGAGAAAAATTGCCTCCAGAGGTGGAGATCGAC AATGACCCTTTCAAGCTCAAAACTGGAGGGGTTGTTGACATGAAGAAAGTCAAGGATCGGAATCGTGATAT GACAGAGGATGATACAGACCTTAACCTGGGTACATCCTTTTCAGCTGAGACAAACAGAAGAGATGAAGATGCAGACAT GATGAAATACATCGAGACAGAACTGAGAAGAAAGAAGGGCCTTGTGGAAGCAGAAGAACAAAAAGTCAAAGTGAAAAATGCAGAGGACCACCTGTATGAGCTGCCAGAAAACATCCGCGTTAACTCTGCCAAGAAGACCGAGGAAATGTTGTCCAATCAGATGCTGAGTGGTATCCCTGAAGTTGACCTTGGTATTGA TGCAAAGATAAAAAACATCATCCAGACAGAAGAAGCCAAAGCTAAGCTGCTTGCAGAACAAAGGAACAAGAAAAAAGATAATGGAACATCGTTTGTGCCTACAAACATTGCTGTCAACTATGTCCAGCATAACCGCT TCTATCATGAGGATGCCAACACAGCTCAGAGGCATCATAGACGAGAGAGAGAGGAACCTAAAGCAAGGCCACTGCGTGTAGGGGACACGGAGAAACCTGGACCAGAGA CATCAGAGCCACCAAACTTCCGCAAACGGCCAAATAACGAAAAGGCGACCGATGACTACCATTACGAGAAATTCAAGAAGATGAATCGGCGATATTAA
- the med22 gene encoding mediator of RNA polymerase II transcription subunit 22 isoform X1, which produces MATQRALPQSKETLLQNYNKRLKDDIRSILDNFTEIIKTAKIEDETQVSRATQAEQDHYEMHVRAANIVRAGESLMKLVSDLKQFLILNDFPSVNDAISLQNQQLRSLQEECDKKLTSLRDEIAIDLYELEEEYYSSSYNQWDSVELPLCEAYRRRDSWASPGSSCNSSQGEQEDAEGPPQQEVNTQNHLNGHTGVTSIEKQ; this is translated from the exons ATGGCGACACAGAGAGCTCTTCCACAAAGCAAAGAAACTCTGCTGCAGAACTATAACAAGAGGCTGAAAGATGACATCCGGTCGATTCTGGACAACTTCACAGAAATCATCAAAACTGCCAAG ATAGAAGACGAGACGCAGGTTTCTCGAGCAACTCAAGCTGAGCAAGACCATTATGAGATGCATGTACGAGCGGCTAATATT GTTCGCGCTGGCGAGTCGTTGATGAAGCTGGTGTCGGATTTGAAGCAGTTCCTGATCCTGAACGACTTCCCTTCGGTGAACGACGCCATCAGCCTGCAGAACCAGCAACTGCGTTCGCTGCAGGAGGAATGCGACAAGAAGCTGACTTCCCTACGTGATGAGATCGCCATTGACCTGTACGAACTTGAGGAAGAATATTACTCCTCCAG CTACAATCAATGGGACAGTGTCGAGCTGCCCTTGTGTGAGGCGTACCGGCGGCGGGACAGTTGGGCCTCCCCGGGCAGCAGCTGCAACTCCAGCCAGGGCGAGCAAGAGGATGCGGAGGGACCACCGCAACAAGAGGTCAACACGCAAAACCACCTGAACGGGCACACAGGCGTCACATCCATTGAAAAACAGTGA
- the med22 gene encoding mediator of RNA polymerase II transcription subunit 22 isoform X2: protein MATQRALPQSKETLLQNYNKRLKDDIRSILDNFTEIIKTAKIEDETQVSRATQAEQDHYEMHVRAANIVRAGESLMKLVSDLKQFLILNDFPSVNDAISLQNQQLRSLQEECDKKLTSLRDEIAIDLYELEEEYYSSRYK from the exons ATGGCGACACAGAGAGCTCTTCCACAAAGCAAAGAAACTCTGCTGCAGAACTATAACAAGAGGCTGAAAGATGACATCCGGTCGATTCTGGACAACTTCACAGAAATCATCAAAACTGCCAAG ATAGAAGACGAGACGCAGGTTTCTCGAGCAACTCAAGCTGAGCAAGACCATTATGAGATGCATGTACGAGCGGCTAATATT GTTCGCGCTGGCGAGTCGTTGATGAAGCTGGTGTCGGATTTGAAGCAGTTCCTGATCCTGAACGACTTCCCTTCGGTGAACGACGCCATCAGCCTGCAGAACCAGCAACTGCGTTCGCTGCAGGAGGAATGCGACAAGAAGCTGACTTCCCTACGTGATGAGATCGCCATTGACCTGTACGAACTTGAGGAAGAATATTACTCCTCCAGGTACAAATAG